A window of Holophagales bacterium contains these coding sequences:
- a CDS encoding serine/threonine protein kinase, which yields MSLDDETIEAVPGGERSRPGRPDRATPRYELGETLGSGGMATVVLARDRQLGRDVAIKRMRPELAEDPGARRRFEEEALILAGLEHPGAVPVHDAGTLETGEPFYAMKRVQGRTLKSLLSARRPEEIRSRQSITHFVDVFERVCQTLAAAHRQGLVHRDVKPANIMVDDMGSVYLVDWGLAVRLEGDSQSRAHPGGSVAGTPAYMSPEQARAAPTNPASDVFSLGTVLYEILTGANPFSSADALESMRRVREESPAPPVARNRAAGRALSAVCMKALARDPSSRYGSAMELAEEIRRYREFRPVDAAPPTFMERAVNWMRRHPAVASAVAAALGVALLGGAGVAVRIASRHSLHVMASERLDAADASLARVDAEIARATAAREAAPPDGRARLDLELDELRALRSEEYETVHGLAYAILGFGAGSPDRVIQARVRRYQVEGVERYLAAGQELAAAASLRKALRAAEAANPLGFSKDEIAAMEAKLMQVEARLAASRGPESEPTGH from the coding sequence GTGAGCCTGGACGACGAGACGATCGAGGCGGTGCCCGGCGGCGAGAGATCGCGCCCCGGTCGCCCCGATCGCGCGACTCCGCGCTATGAGCTCGGCGAGACGCTCGGCAGCGGGGGGATGGCGACGGTCGTGCTCGCGAGGGATCGCCAGCTCGGACGCGACGTCGCCATCAAGCGCATGAGGCCCGAGCTCGCCGAGGACCCGGGGGCACGGCGCCGGTTCGAGGAGGAAGCGCTGATTCTCGCGGGGCTCGAGCATCCAGGGGCAGTCCCGGTGCACGACGCGGGGACGCTCGAAACGGGCGAGCCGTTCTACGCAATGAAGCGCGTCCAGGGACGGACCCTGAAGAGCCTCCTGTCGGCGCGGCGGCCGGAGGAGATCCGGTCGCGCCAGTCGATCACCCACTTCGTCGACGTCTTCGAGCGGGTTTGCCAGACGCTTGCCGCGGCGCACCGCCAAGGCCTGGTTCATCGCGACGTCAAGCCAGCGAACATCATGGTGGACGATATGGGCTCCGTCTACCTGGTGGACTGGGGCCTCGCCGTACGGCTCGAGGGCGACAGTCAGTCCCGCGCGCATCCAGGAGGGTCCGTTGCCGGGACGCCGGCGTACATGTCCCCCGAGCAGGCGCGTGCTGCACCGACGAACCCGGCCTCCGACGTCTTCTCGTTGGGCACGGTCCTGTACGAGATTCTGACCGGCGCGAACCCGTTCTCATCTGCCGATGCGCTCGAATCGATGCGCCGCGTTCGGGAGGAGTCGCCTGCGCCGCCCGTCGCGAGGAACCGCGCAGCCGGGAGGGCGCTCTCTGCCGTCTGCATGAAGGCCCTCGCCAGGGACCCGTCGTCGCGATACGGCTCAGCAATGGAGCTGGCGGAGGAGATCCGCCGGTACCGGGAGTTCCGTCCGGTGGACGCTGCGCCTCCGACCTTCATGGAGAGGGCTGTGAACTGGATGCGCCGGCACCCTGCGGTCGCCTCGGCCGTCGCGGCCGCGCTCGGCGTCGCCCTCCTTGGAGGAGCCGGGGTCGCCGTCCGCATCGCTTCCCGCCACAGTCTGCACGTGATGGCTTCGGAGCGCCTGGACGCCGCGGACGCGAGCCTCGCCCGAGTCGATGCCGAGATCGCTCGCGCCACCGCGGCCCGCGAAGCCGCCCCACCGGACGGTCGAGCCCGGCTCGACCTCGAGCTCGACGAGCTTCGAGCCCTGAGGTCGGAGGAGTACGAGACCGTTCACGGATTGGCCTACGCCATTCTCGGGTTCGGGGCGGGCTCGCCGGACAGGGTCATCCAGGCGCGAGTCCGCCGATATCAGGTCGAGGGCGTCGAACGCTACCTCGCCGCTGGGCAGGAGCTCGCTGCAGCTGCGTCACTGAGGAAGGCTCTCAGGGCCGCCGAGGCGGCGAATCCGCTTGGCTTCTCGAAGGACGAGATAGCGGCGATGGAGGCGAAGCTGATGCAGGTCGAGGCGAGGCTGGCAGCCTCCCGCGGACCCGAATCAGAGCCGACCGGACACTGA
- a CDS encoding class I SAM-dependent methyltransferase, whose translation MEISVALLDHALKRAHLRRDHRARFVLGSFERVAPAGRFDAVTSCYLAKYADLPRLVSRLRSFLNPGGFVVMHDLTYPEHPVVRKAWERHFQRLRQTALNEWPAAIRVFDELPEIVRRSAWVEELTMLFVAHGYSGVAVERLGRGTSALVLARLPCE comes from the coding sequence ATGGAAATCTCGGTCGCGCTTCTCGACCACGCGCTGAAGCGGGCGCATCTCCGACGGGACCATCGGGCACGTTTCGTCCTGGGCTCGTTCGAGCGCGTCGCTCCTGCCGGACGGTTCGACGCCGTTACGAGCTGCTACCTGGCCAAGTACGCAGATCTCCCCCGCCTCGTCTCGCGTTTGAGGTCGTTCTTGAATCCGGGCGGGTTCGTGGTCATGCACGACCTGACCTACCCGGAGCACCCTGTCGTCCGCAAGGCATGGGAGCGCCACTTTCAGCGGCTCCGACAGACCGCGCTGAACGAGTGGCCCGCGGCGATCCGGGTATTCGACGAGCTGCCCGAGATCGTCCGCCGCTCCGCCTGGGTCGAGGAGCTCACGATGCTATTCGTCGCGCACGGCTACAGCGGCGTCGCCGTCGAGCGGCTGGGCCGAGGGACCTCTGCGCTCGTCCTTGCCCGCCTGCCCTGCGAGTAA
- a CDS encoding methyltransferase domain-containing protein — MSLLRPEPAERVLDIGCGTGSLAVRLKQEHPRATVVGYDIDPAALAIAEHKAREAQISVTWARGPADDPPFPDQSFDLVTSSLLLHHLLPSGKRSALAAASRLLKPGGRLVLVDFTRPEGRLRALAFSIVRTLDGRRETEDHARGRMPAFVEEAGFANVAERLRLNTALGTIGFITAYKPRSGWAP, encoded by the coding sequence TTGTCCCTCCTTCGCCCTGAGCCGGCAGAGCGCGTGCTCGACATCGGATGCGGGACCGGCTCTCTGGCGGTCCGGCTGAAACAGGAGCACCCCCGCGCGACCGTCGTCGGCTACGACATCGACCCGGCGGCCCTCGCGATCGCCGAGCACAAGGCACGGGAGGCGCAGATCTCCGTGACCTGGGCCCGCGGCCCGGCCGACGATCCGCCCTTCCCCGATCAGTCTTTCGACCTCGTGACCTCCTCCCTCCTCCTCCACCATCTCCTCCCCTCCGGGAAGCGATCCGCCCTCGCGGCGGCGTCGAGGCTCCTCAAGCCGGGTGGGCGCCTCGTCCTCGTCGACTTCACCCGTCCGGAAGGGCGCCTCCGCGCCCTCGCCTTCTCGATCGTCCGCACACTCGACGGCCGCCGGGAGACCGAGGACCACGCCAGGGGCCGAATGCCGGCCTTCGTCGAGGAAGCGGGTTTCGCGAACGTGGCCGAGCGGCTGCGGCTGAACACGGCCCTTGGCACCATCGGGTTCATCACCGCGTACAAGCCGCGCTCCGGGTGGGCTCCGTGA